The following coding sequences lie in one Silene latifolia isolate original U9 population chromosome 5, ASM4854445v1, whole genome shotgun sequence genomic window:
- the LOC141657032 gene encoding uncharacterized protein LOC141657032 isoform X4: protein MSIQIYVSLKYFSTFADEKGAMDAGGYNCVPFSYGNFADSTAQKGSGIDVNASSFHPSFPVPEHLLQNLPPSEKVHQIIARTAMFVGQHGGQSEIVLRVKQGDNPTFGFLMPHHHLHPYFRYLVDHPEVLKTGNDSKSQGEKSNDVQASGALSLLGSIYGSGEDEDVEAKVEIKSEQTVSGGTASASDVPKSDKSEQTLSAGDGAQKDETVSIHSQTSKVKVSAPNIKSITSIKPGRATSIKSYGSNMEMPKASTLFPLAHAEKSLVDPPSEMKKLVDRIVEIILKNGRDFETVLIEQDKKHGKFPFLLPSNQYHPYYIRVLKKAQESRISGKTFGSGKEGSSWQEIEKDAGHQMKETECASLDGSDDLDLDYDKKDKFKMVIPKTKKDPQEQPPKESQQQSRFTVDATAAAAILQAATRGIRNPNLKIFSNKTSHDSSIEGGPSSNSALKENGESSHTARGDKDIAKIAAGEADTSDSELMRQQKLKAERLRRAKMFAAMIKSGAAPLGTEPPRSSSLEPPGSGPVPGNSGLADKNVVEEVKGREGSYPLMESNDENEHKLNKRRHYRSRKHDDGQGEKESKENEEDTGEDDDDEKSRSTKRHKSRHSSRRHRDKSKDRHKHRRRHSSSKSKESGHRHKHDSSSEDDDDRHHRQKSDSSLEEERKHYKRRHKHENSSEEESKHVKRRHKESSRKHRHRERSGKNDRSHAEEGELEEGEIRMRTSDQSLSAIGEDASREASVDASKSPLREKRSSLPLTEPTEVPDELRAKIRAMLLATM from the exons ATGTCTATCCAAATTTATGTTTCGTTGAAATATTTTTCCACATTCGCAG ATGAGAAGGGAGCCATGGATGCTGGAGGATATAACTGTGTACCATTTTCATATGGAAACTTTGCTGATTCCACTGCCCAAAAGGGTTCTGGCATAGATGTGAATGCATCTTCTTTCCATCCATCGTTTCCTGTTCCTGAGCACTTGCTTCAGAACTTG CCTCCTTCAGAAAAGGTGCATCAGATTATTGCAAGGACAGCTATGTTTGTTGGTCAACATGGTGGCCAATCTGAAATTGTTTTAAGAGTCAAACAGGGAGATAATCCAACCTTTGGATTCTTGATGCCTCACCATCATCTCCATCCGTACTTCAGATATCTTGTTGACCATCCAGAAGTTCTGAAGACCGGCAATGATAGCAAATCACAGGGAGAGAAATCTAATGACGTTCAAGCTAGTGGGGCTCTTTCTCTTCTGGGATCTATCTATGGTTCTGGAGAAGATGAGGATGTTGAAGCTAAGGTTGAAATAAAATCAGAACAAACTGTTTCTGGTGGAACTGCTTCAGCTTCTGACGTGCCAAAATCTGATAAATCAGAGCAGACGTTATCTGCTGGGGATGGGGCTCAGAAGGACGAGACAGTTTCCATACATTCACAGACTTCAAAAGTGAAAGTATCTGCACCAAATATTAAGAGTATTACTAGCATTAAGCCTGGGCGTGCGACTAGCATAAAAAGCTACGGTTCCAACATGGAGATGCCAAAAGCTTCAACTTTGTTTCCCCTTGCTCATGCTGAAAAGTCACTCGTGGACCCTCCTTCTGAAATGAAAAAATTGGTTGACCGGATTGTTGAGATCATCTTGAAAAATGGCAGAGACTTTGAAACAGTTCTAATAGAGCAGGATAAGAAGCATGGCAAGTTTCCATTCTTGCTGCCATCCAACCAATATCATCCATACTATATAAGAGTTCTGAAGAAGGCGCAAGAG TCCAGAATTAGCGGCAAAACTTTCGGCTCTGGAAAAGAAGGCTCGTCATGGCAAGAGATTGAGAAAGACGCTGGTCATCAAATGAAAGAAACTGAATGCGCATCCTTAGATGGATCCGATGATTTAGATCTTGATTATGACAAGAAAGACAAGTTCAAAATGGTAATTCCAAAAACCAAAAAGGATCCACAGGAACAACCGCCTAAGGAGTCTCAGCAACAATCTCGATTTACTGTGGATGCAACAGCAGCAGCTGCTATACTTCAGGCTGCTACCAGAGGAATTAGAAACCCCAACTTGAAGATCTTCTCTAACAAGACATCCCATGATTCTAGTATAGAAGGTGGTCCGTCTTCTAATTCTGCCTTGAAGGAGAATGGAGAATCCAGTCATACTGCTCGTGGTGATAAGGACATAGCGAAAATTGCAGCTGGCGAGGCAGACACCTCAGATTCTGAGTTAATGAGACAGCAGAAGCTCAAGGCTGAAAGATTAAGAAGGGCGAAGATGTTTGCAGCCATGATCAAGAGTGGAGCCGCACCATTAGGTACTGAGCCACCGCGTAGTTCATCTTTGGAACCACCTGGGTCTGGGCCTGTGCCTGGGAACTCCGGCTTAGCCGATAAGAATGTTGTTGAAGAAGtgaaaggaagagaaggaagctATCCTTTAATGGAGTCTAATGATGAAAATgaacataaattaaataagagGCGTCATTATCGCTCTAGGAAACACGATGACGGCCAAGGAGAGAAAGAAAGTAAGGAAAATGAAGAAGACACtggagaagatgatgatgatgaaaagaGCCGATCCACGAAAAGGCACAAGTCCCGACATTCCTCACGGCGTCATAGAGATAAAAGTAAGGACAGACATAAGCATCGAAGACGACATTCTTCTTCGAAGAGCAAAGAGTCAGGTCATCGGCACAAGCACGATAGCTCAtctgaagatgatgatgataggCATCATCGGCAAAAGTCCGATAGCTCTCTGGAGGAGGAACGCAAGCACTATAAGCGGAGACACAAGCATGAAAATTCTTCCGAAGAAGAGAGCAAGCACGTTAAAAGGAGGCATAAGGAGTCGAGTAGAAAACATAGGCATAGAGAGAGATCGGGGAAGAATGACAGGTCACATGCCGAAGAAGGGGAATTAGAGGAAGGCGAGATCAGGATGAGAACCTCGGATCAGTCTTTATCAGCGATTGGTGAGGATGCTAGTCGAGAAGCTTCAGTGGATGCTTCAAAGTCTCCCCTCCGGGAAAAGAGGTCGTCTTTACCACTGACGGAACCAACTGAAGTTCCTGATGAGTTAAGAGCCAAAATTCGAGCAATGTTGCTTGCTACTATGTAG
- the LOC141657032 gene encoding uncharacterized protein LOC141657032 isoform X3, whose translation MFVGQHGGQSEIVLRVKQGDNPTFGFLMPHHHLHPYFRYLVDHPEVLKTGNDSKSQGEKSNDVQASGALSLLGSIYGSGEDEDVEAKVEIKSEQTVSGGTASASDVPKSDKSEQTLSAGDGAQKDETVSIHSQTSKVKVSAPNIKSITSIKPGRATSIKSYGSNMEMPKASTLFPLAHAEKSLVDPPSEMKKLVDRIVEIILKNGRDFETVLIEQDKKHGKFPFLLPSNQYHPYYIRVLKKAQESRISGKTFGSGKEGSSWQEIEKDAGHQMKETECASLDGSDDLDLDYDKKDKFKMVIPKTKKDPQEQPPKESQQQSRFTVDATAAAAILQAATRGIRNPNLKIFSNKTSHDSSIEGGPSSNSALKENGESSHTARGDKDIAKIAAGEADTSDSELMRQQKLKAERLRRAKMFAAMIKSGAAPLGTEPPRSSSLEPPGSGPVPGNSGLADKNVVEEVKGREGSYPLMESNDENEHKLNKRRHYRSRKHDDGQGEKESKENEEDTGEDDDDEKSRSTKRHKSRHSSRRHRDKSKDRHKHRRRHSSSKSKESGHRHKHDSSSEDDDDRHHRQKSDSSLEEERKHYKRRHKHENSSEEESKHVKRRHKESSRKHRHRERSGKNDRSHAEEGELEEGEIRMRTSDQSLSAIGEDASREASVDASKSPLREKRSSLPLTEPTEVPDELRAKIRAMLLATM comes from the exons ATGTTTGTTGGTCAACATGGTGGCCAATCTGAAATTGTTTTAAGAGTCAAACAGGGAGATAATCCAACCTTTGGATTCTTGATGCCTCACCATCATCTCCATCCGTACTTCAGATATCTTGTTGACCATCCAGAAGTTCTGAAGACCGGCAATGATAGCAAATCACAGGGAGAGAAATCTAATGACGTTCAAGCTAGTGGGGCTCTTTCTCTTCTGGGATCTATCTATGGTTCTGGAGAAGATGAGGATGTTGAAGCTAAGGTTGAAATAAAATCAGAACAAACTGTTTCTGGTGGAACTGCTTCAGCTTCTGACGTGCCAAAATCTGATAAATCAGAGCAGACGTTATCTGCTGGGGATGGGGCTCAGAAGGACGAGACAGTTTCCATACATTCACAGACTTCAAAAGTGAAAGTATCTGCACCAAATATTAAGAGTATTACTAGCATTAAGCCTGGGCGTGCGACTAGCATAAAAAGCTACGGTTCCAACATGGAGATGCCAAAAGCTTCAACTTTGTTTCCCCTTGCTCATGCTGAAAAGTCACTCGTGGACCCTCCTTCTGAAATGAAAAAATTGGTTGACCGGATTGTTGAGATCATCTTGAAAAATGGCAGAGACTTTGAAACAGTTCTAATAGAGCAGGATAAGAAGCATGGCAAGTTTCCATTCTTGCTGCCATCCAACCAATATCATCCATACTATATAAGAGTTCTGAAGAAGGCGCAAGAG TCCAGAATTAGCGGCAAAACTTTCGGCTCTGGAAAAGAAGGCTCGTCATGGCAAGAGATTGAGAAAGACGCTGGTCATCAAATGAAAGAAACTGAATGCGCATCCTTAGATGGATCCGATGATTTAGATCTTGATTATGACAAGAAAGACAAGTTCAAAATGGTAATTCCAAAAACCAAAAAGGATCCACAGGAACAACCGCCTAAGGAGTCTCAGCAACAATCTCGATTTACTGTGGATGCAACAGCAGCAGCTGCTATACTTCAGGCTGCTACCAGAGGAATTAGAAACCCCAACTTGAAGATCTTCTCTAACAAGACATCCCATGATTCTAGTATAGAAGGTGGTCCGTCTTCTAATTCTGCCTTGAAGGAGAATGGAGAATCCAGTCATACTGCTCGTGGTGATAAGGACATAGCGAAAATTGCAGCTGGCGAGGCAGACACCTCAGATTCTGAGTTAATGAGACAGCAGAAGCTCAAGGCTGAAAGATTAAGAAGGGCGAAGATGTTTGCAGCCATGATCAAGAGTGGAGCCGCACCATTAGGTACTGAGCCACCGCGTAGTTCATCTTTGGAACCACCTGGGTCTGGGCCTGTGCCTGGGAACTCCGGCTTAGCCGATAAGAATGTTGTTGAAGAAGtgaaaggaagagaaggaagctATCCTTTAATGGAGTCTAATGATGAAAATgaacataaattaaataagagGCGTCATTATCGCTCTAGGAAACACGATGACGGCCAAGGAGAGAAAGAAAGTAAGGAAAATGAAGAAGACACtggagaagatgatgatgatgaaaagaGCCGATCCACGAAAAGGCACAAGTCCCGACATTCCTCACGGCGTCATAGAGATAAAAGTAAGGACAGACATAAGCATCGAAGACGACATTCTTCTTCGAAGAGCAAAGAGTCAGGTCATCGGCACAAGCACGATAGCTCAtctgaagatgatgatgataggCATCATCGGCAAAAGTCCGATAGCTCTCTGGAGGAGGAACGCAAGCACTATAAGCGGAGACACAAGCATGAAAATTCTTCCGAAGAAGAGAGCAAGCACGTTAAAAGGAGGCATAAGGAGTCGAGTAGAAAACATAGGCATAGAGAGAGATCGGGGAAGAATGACAGGTCACATGCCGAAGAAGGGGAATTAGAGGAAGGCGAGATCAGGATGAGAACCTCGGATCAGTCTTTATCAGCGATTGGTGAGGATGCTAGTCGAGAAGCTTCAGTGGATGCTTCAAAGTCTCCCCTCCGGGAAAAGAGGTCGTCTTTACCACTGACGGAACCAACTGAAGTTCCTGATGAGTTAAGAGCCAAAATTCGAGCAATGTTGCTTGCTACTATGTAG
- the LOC141657032 gene encoding uncharacterized protein LOC141657032 isoform X2, translated as MEIDLEVVGRHAMLFDDDATLEFVNSKEALIEWNSLFIDRFDVRNLIDVAPPSFRHLPTAYYGVLPDDDSHLFADLDTERFADLFAVNDDDNDDDVQLDEKGAMDAGGYNCVPFSYGNFADSTAQKGSGIDVNASSFHPSFPVPEHLLQNLPPSEKVHQIIARTAMFVGQHGGQSEIVLRVKQGDNPTFGFLMPHHHLHPYFRYLVDHPEVLKTGNDSKSQGEKSNDVQASGALSLLGSIYGSGEDEDVEAKVEIKSEQTVSGGTASASDVPKSDKSEQTLSAGDGAQKDETVSIHSQTSKVKVSAPNIKSITSIKPGRATSIKSYGSNMEMPKASTLFPLAHAEKSLVDPPSEMKKLVDRIVEIILKNGRDFETVLIEQDKKHGKFPFLLPSNQYHPYYIRVLKKAQESRISGKTFGSGKEGSSWQEIEKDAGHQMKETECASLDGSDDLDLDYDKKDKFKMVIPKTKKDPQEQPPKESQQQSRFTVDATAAAAILQAATRGIRNPNLKIFSNKTSHDSSIEGGPSSNSALKENGESSHTARGDKDIAKIAAGEADTSDSELMRQQKLKAERLRRAKMFAAMIKSGAAPLGTEPPRSSSLEPPGSGPVPGNSGLADKNVVEEVKGREGSYPLMESNDENEHKLNKRRHYRSRKHDDGQGEKESKENEEDTGEDDDDEKSRSTKRHKSRHSSRRHRDKSKDRHKHRRRHSSSKSKESGHRHKHDSSSEDDDDRHHRQKSDSSLEEERKHYKRRHKHENSSEEESKHVKRRHKESSRKHRHRERSGKNDRSHAEEGELEEGEIRMRTSDQSLSAIGEDASREASVDASKSPLREKRSSLPLTEPTEVPDELRAKIRAMLLATM; from the exons ATGGAGATCGACCTCGAAGTAGTAGGTCGACACGCGATGTTATTCGACGACGACGCAACACTTGAGTTCGTCAACTCTAAAGAAGCCCTAATTGAATGGAATTCCCTCTTTATCGATCGATTTGATGTTCGCAACCTCATCGACGTTGCTCCTCCATCGTTCCGACACCTTCCAACGGCTTATTACGGTGTGCTTCCAGACGATGATTCTCATCTTTTTGCTGATCTCGATACGGAGCGGTTCGCTGATCTTTTCGCTGtaaatgatgatgataatgatgatgatgttcAGCTTG ATGAGAAGGGAGCCATGGATGCTGGAGGATATAACTGTGTACCATTTTCATATGGAAACTTTGCTGATTCCACTGCCCAAAAGGGTTCTGGCATAGATGTGAATGCATCTTCTTTCCATCCATCGTTTCCTGTTCCTGAGCACTTGCTTCAGAACTTG CCTCCTTCAGAAAAGGTGCATCAGATTATTGCAAGGACAGCTATGTTTGTTGGTCAACATGGTGGCCAATCTGAAATTGTTTTAAGAGTCAAACAGGGAGATAATCCAACCTTTGGATTCTTGATGCCTCACCATCATCTCCATCCGTACTTCAGATATCTTGTTGACCATCCAGAAGTTCTGAAGACCGGCAATGATAGCAAATCACAGGGAGAGAAATCTAATGACGTTCAAGCTAGTGGGGCTCTTTCTCTTCTGGGATCTATCTATGGTTCTGGAGAAGATGAGGATGTTGAAGCTAAGGTTGAAATAAAATCAGAACAAACTGTTTCTGGTGGAACTGCTTCAGCTTCTGACGTGCCAAAATCTGATAAATCAGAGCAGACGTTATCTGCTGGGGATGGGGCTCAGAAGGACGAGACAGTTTCCATACATTCACAGACTTCAAAAGTGAAAGTATCTGCACCAAATATTAAGAGTATTACTAGCATTAAGCCTGGGCGTGCGACTAGCATAAAAAGCTACGGTTCCAACATGGAGATGCCAAAAGCTTCAACTTTGTTTCCCCTTGCTCATGCTGAAAAGTCACTCGTGGACCCTCCTTCTGAAATGAAAAAATTGGTTGACCGGATTGTTGAGATCATCTTGAAAAATGGCAGAGACTTTGAAACAGTTCTAATAGAGCAGGATAAGAAGCATGGCAAGTTTCCATTCTTGCTGCCATCCAACCAATATCATCCATACTATATAAGAGTTCTGAAGAAGGCGCAAGAG TCCAGAATTAGCGGCAAAACTTTCGGCTCTGGAAAAGAAGGCTCGTCATGGCAAGAGATTGAGAAAGACGCTGGTCATCAAATGAAAGAAACTGAATGCGCATCCTTAGATGGATCCGATGATTTAGATCTTGATTATGACAAGAAAGACAAGTTCAAAATGGTAATTCCAAAAACCAAAAAGGATCCACAGGAACAACCGCCTAAGGAGTCTCAGCAACAATCTCGATTTACTGTGGATGCAACAGCAGCAGCTGCTATACTTCAGGCTGCTACCAGAGGAATTAGAAACCCCAACTTGAAGATCTTCTCTAACAAGACATCCCATGATTCTAGTATAGAAGGTGGTCCGTCTTCTAATTCTGCCTTGAAGGAGAATGGAGAATCCAGTCATACTGCTCGTGGTGATAAGGACATAGCGAAAATTGCAGCTGGCGAGGCAGACACCTCAGATTCTGAGTTAATGAGACAGCAGAAGCTCAAGGCTGAAAGATTAAGAAGGGCGAAGATGTTTGCAGCCATGATCAAGAGTGGAGCCGCACCATTAGGTACTGAGCCACCGCGTAGTTCATCTTTGGAACCACCTGGGTCTGGGCCTGTGCCTGGGAACTCCGGCTTAGCCGATAAGAATGTTGTTGAAGAAGtgaaaggaagagaaggaagctATCCTTTAATGGAGTCTAATGATGAAAATgaacataaattaaataagagGCGTCATTATCGCTCTAGGAAACACGATGACGGCCAAGGAGAGAAAGAAAGTAAGGAAAATGAAGAAGACACtggagaagatgatgatgatgaaaagaGCCGATCCACGAAAAGGCACAAGTCCCGACATTCCTCACGGCGTCATAGAGATAAAAGTAAGGACAGACATAAGCATCGAAGACGACATTCTTCTTCGAAGAGCAAAGAGTCAGGTCATCGGCACAAGCACGATAGCTCAtctgaagatgatgatgataggCATCATCGGCAAAAGTCCGATAGCTCTCTGGAGGAGGAACGCAAGCACTATAAGCGGAGACACAAGCATGAAAATTCTTCCGAAGAAGAGAGCAAGCACGTTAAAAGGAGGCATAAGGAGTCGAGTAGAAAACATAGGCATAGAGAGAGATCGGGGAAGAATGACAGGTCACATGCCGAAGAAGGGGAATTAGAGGAAGGCGAGATCAGGATGAGAACCTCGGATCAGTCTTTATCAGCGATTGGTGAGGATGCTAGTCGAGAAGCTTCAGTGGATGCTTCAAAGTCTCCCCTCCGGGAAAAGAGGTCGTCTTTACCACTGACGGAACCAACTGAAGTTCCTGATGAGTTAAGAGCCAAAATTCGAGCAATGTTGCTTGCTACTATGTAG
- the LOC141657032 gene encoding uncharacterized protein LOC141657032 isoform X1, with amino-acid sequence MDAGGYNCVPFSYGNFADSTAQKGSGIDVNASSFHPSFPVPEHLLQNLPPSEKVHQIIARTAMFVGQHGGQSEIVLRVKQGDNPTFGFLMPHHHLHPYFRYLVDHPEVLKTGNDSKSQGEKSNDVQASGALSLLGSIYGSGEDEDVEAKVEIKSEQTVSGGTASASDVPKSDKSEQTLSAGDGAQKDETVSIHSQTSKVKVSAPNIKSITSIKPGRATSIKSYGSNMEMPKASTLFPLAHAEKSLVDPPSEMKKLVDRIVEIILKNGRDFETVLIEQDKKHGKFPFLLPSNQYHPYYIRVLKKAQESRISGKTFGSGKEGSSWQEIEKDAGHQMKETECASLDGSDDLDLDYDKKDKFKMVIPKTKKDPQEQPPKESQQQSRFTVDATAAAAILQAATRGIRNPNLKIFSNKTSHDSSIEGGPSSNSALKENGESSHTARGDKDIAKIAAGEADTSDSELMRQQKLKAERLRRAKMFAAMIKSGAAPLGTEPPRSSSLEPPGSGPVPGNSGLADKNVVEEVKGREGSYPLMESNDENEHKLNKRRHYRSRKHDDGQGEKESKENEEDTGEDDDDEKSRSTKRHKSRHSSRRHRDKSKDRHKHRRRHSSSKSKESGHRHKHDSSSEDDDDRHHRQKSDSSLEEERKHYKRRHKHENSSEEESKHVKRRHKESSRKHRHRERSGKNDRSHAEEGELEEGEIRMRTSDQSLSAIGEDASREASVDASKSPLREKRSSLPLTEPTEVPDELRAKIRAMLLATM; translated from the exons ATGGATGCTGGAGGATATAACTGTGTACCATTTTCATATGGAAACTTTGCTGATTCCACTGCCCAAAAGGGTTCTGGCATAGATGTGAATGCATCTTCTTTCCATCCATCGTTTCCTGTTCCTGAGCACTTGCTTCAGAACTTG CCTCCTTCAGAAAAGGTGCATCAGATTATTGCAAGGACAGCTATGTTTGTTGGTCAACATGGTGGCCAATCTGAAATTGTTTTAAGAGTCAAACAGGGAGATAATCCAACCTTTGGATTCTTGATGCCTCACCATCATCTCCATCCGTACTTCAGATATCTTGTTGACCATCCAGAAGTTCTGAAGACCGGCAATGATAGCAAATCACAGGGAGAGAAATCTAATGACGTTCAAGCTAGTGGGGCTCTTTCTCTTCTGGGATCTATCTATGGTTCTGGAGAAGATGAGGATGTTGAAGCTAAGGTTGAAATAAAATCAGAACAAACTGTTTCTGGTGGAACTGCTTCAGCTTCTGACGTGCCAAAATCTGATAAATCAGAGCAGACGTTATCTGCTGGGGATGGGGCTCAGAAGGACGAGACAGTTTCCATACATTCACAGACTTCAAAAGTGAAAGTATCTGCACCAAATATTAAGAGTATTACTAGCATTAAGCCTGGGCGTGCGACTAGCATAAAAAGCTACGGTTCCAACATGGAGATGCCAAAAGCTTCAACTTTGTTTCCCCTTGCTCATGCTGAAAAGTCACTCGTGGACCCTCCTTCTGAAATGAAAAAATTGGTTGACCGGATTGTTGAGATCATCTTGAAAAATGGCAGAGACTTTGAAACAGTTCTAATAGAGCAGGATAAGAAGCATGGCAAGTTTCCATTCTTGCTGCCATCCAACCAATATCATCCATACTATATAAGAGTTCTGAAGAAGGCGCAAGAG TCCAGAATTAGCGGCAAAACTTTCGGCTCTGGAAAAGAAGGCTCGTCATGGCAAGAGATTGAGAAAGACGCTGGTCATCAAATGAAAGAAACTGAATGCGCATCCTTAGATGGATCCGATGATTTAGATCTTGATTATGACAAGAAAGACAAGTTCAAAATGGTAATTCCAAAAACCAAAAAGGATCCACAGGAACAACCGCCTAAGGAGTCTCAGCAACAATCTCGATTTACTGTGGATGCAACAGCAGCAGCTGCTATACTTCAGGCTGCTACCAGAGGAATTAGAAACCCCAACTTGAAGATCTTCTCTAACAAGACATCCCATGATTCTAGTATAGAAGGTGGTCCGTCTTCTAATTCTGCCTTGAAGGAGAATGGAGAATCCAGTCATACTGCTCGTGGTGATAAGGACATAGCGAAAATTGCAGCTGGCGAGGCAGACACCTCAGATTCTGAGTTAATGAGACAGCAGAAGCTCAAGGCTGAAAGATTAAGAAGGGCGAAGATGTTTGCAGCCATGATCAAGAGTGGAGCCGCACCATTAGGTACTGAGCCACCGCGTAGTTCATCTTTGGAACCACCTGGGTCTGGGCCTGTGCCTGGGAACTCCGGCTTAGCCGATAAGAATGTTGTTGAAGAAGtgaaaggaagagaaggaagctATCCTTTAATGGAGTCTAATGATGAAAATgaacataaattaaataagagGCGTCATTATCGCTCTAGGAAACACGATGACGGCCAAGGAGAGAAAGAAAGTAAGGAAAATGAAGAAGACACtggagaagatgatgatgatgaaaagaGCCGATCCACGAAAAGGCACAAGTCCCGACATTCCTCACGGCGTCATAGAGATAAAAGTAAGGACAGACATAAGCATCGAAGACGACATTCTTCTTCGAAGAGCAAAGAGTCAGGTCATCGGCACAAGCACGATAGCTCAtctgaagatgatgatgataggCATCATCGGCAAAAGTCCGATAGCTCTCTGGAGGAGGAACGCAAGCACTATAAGCGGAGACACAAGCATGAAAATTCTTCCGAAGAAGAGAGCAAGCACGTTAAAAGGAGGCATAAGGAGTCGAGTAGAAAACATAGGCATAGAGAGAGATCGGGGAAGAATGACAGGTCACATGCCGAAGAAGGGGAATTAGAGGAAGGCGAGATCAGGATGAGAACCTCGGATCAGTCTTTATCAGCGATTGGTGAGGATGCTAGTCGAGAAGCTTCAGTGGATGCTTCAAAGTCTCCCCTCCGGGAAAAGAGGTCGTCTTTACCACTGACGGAACCAACTGAAGTTCCTGATGAGTTAAGAGCCAAAATTCGAGCAATGTTGCTTGCTACTATGTAG
- the LOC141655025 gene encoding uncharacterized protein LOC141655025, whose translation MAIPTKKIMFLMITIAMVMVIALSSIHQLKRTTSNEQEIIEKNSTTLSSPPKRVSRFLLDSSTKNGRSNSKAADHCNKDNEVCNLAYGNNTTCCNNKCMDLMEDKHNCGACHNKCKFTQQCCGGECVDLSYDKRHCGSCMNKCQVGQYCIYGLCDYA comes from the coding sequence ATGGCCATACCGACGAAGAAAATCATGTTTTTGATGATCACTATAGCTATGGTAATGGTCATAGCCCTAAGTTCCATTCACCAACTTAAGAGAACTACCTCTAATGAGCAAGAAATCATCGAAAAGAACTCGACGACATTGTCGAGTCCTCCTAAGAGGGTGAGTCGATTTCTGCTCGACAGCAGTACTAAAAATGGGAGGAGTAACTCAAAGGCTGCAGATCACTGCAACAAGGACAATGAGGTGTGTAACCTTGCATATGGCAATAACACAACATGTTGTAACAATAAGTGTATGGATCTTATGGAAGATAAGCATAATTGTGGAGCTTGTCATAATAAGTGCAAGTTTACTCAACAATGTTGTGGTGGTGAATGTGTGGATTTGAGCTATGATAAGAGGCATTGTGGAAGTTGCATGAATAAATGCCAAGTTGGTCAATATTGCATCTATGGGTTGTGTGATTATGCTTAA